Within the Scleropages formosus chromosome 8, fSclFor1.1, whole genome shotgun sequence genome, the region CTTCGTCTGACCCTACGTCTTTAGAAGCTTCTGAGTCCTTATTACCAGCAGACTCCAATGAAGCTAACTCAGTCCTTGCGTCAGTAAAACCATACTGTTTCAAATTTGTCCGTCACAAATTTTTACATGAATAGGAGATTCCTGTGTTTTTGTACTAATCATTTGAAAGTGGTTCTTTCCTGGTGGAAATGGCTTTGGTTGTCTaagctgtcattttttcctctttcttcgTCCTTTGCAGACCACCCCAAGGACTGTGCTCCCAGGCACTAGATGCTTTCAGTAAGTCTGTGGTTTGGACTTGGAAGctttgtggtgtgtgttcaAACCTTTTCCTGCTGCTCAATCTCAGGTGTCTAATGTTTGTTTgctctctgctctgtgttcaCAGAGAAAGCTGTCAGGTTGTCGGTTACCAAGGAAATGCTTCTGCTGAGCACATCCATAGCCTACACAGGTGTGGAAGTCATCACATGCATGTAGATAGTTTGGAAAATTAGCAAAAATATGTTTGGTTAAGGCAGTAAAACCAGATAGATGTAGTTAACTGGCTTTTTCTAACTTGAATTAGCCTGTTGTCCATAGATGTTTCTGAATCCTTCAGTAACTTCTTGTTCCATTTCTGTAGGCCTGGAGCTCACCTTTTACAGTGGCGTGTATGGGACCTGCATTGGGGCGATGACACTCTTCGGGGACGATGCTAAGGGCCTCATTGGCCTTTCTGGCATTTTCATTGGCATAGGGGAAATTCTGGGTGAGTCTGATTCCAGTGGGGAGAATGATGTGCAGTGGAGCTGCCTCAAAAGACAAATGACTTGCATTGTCCAGATCTTAAACCTTATTGTGCCCCTTGTGTCCAGGAGGGGGTGTGTTTGGGCTGCTTAACAAGTGCAACCAATATGGTAGGAACCCAGTAGTGTTGTTGGGGCTACTCACACACTTCCTGGCCTTCTACCTCATCTTCCTAAACATCGCCAGTGATGCACCCATTGCCCCTGAGGAAGGGACCCAACTCCAAGCTTACATCACACCCAGGTACGTGGAGAGGGTGAACCATGGAATGATCTACATTTAAGGAAGTAATAAAATGGGTTGGTaggcagtgtagtggtcagaactGTCACATCCTGAAGATTACCACTCTGAATCCCTGCTGTTACTGTAGTACtattgatcaaagtacttacttaAAACTGATCTACTacataccctgctgtataaatgagtaaggcACTTGcttgaattgcaccagtaaagaAGTACCTTGCTGTTTTTGTGgttaaataattcaatttatcTTAGCCCTTAAACAATAAATAGAGGTTTTTAGCAAATgcatgtgtttctttgtttttgtaaaattacacTTTCATCACCTGAAACTTATTTTTGCAAGAATGTGAACACAAGCTGACTGTCCTTGTTCACTTTTCGCGGTGCTCTGGCTCACTATCTTGTTTTAATCCCTCATCAGCATTGAAGTGGCACTCCTGTGCAGCTTCCTACTGGGACTGGGTGACAGTTGCTTCAACACTCAGCTGTTGAGCATTGTAGGATACATGTTTCGTGAAGACAGTGCTCCTGCCTTTGCAGTCTTCAAATTTGTACAGGTATGTCAGTGAAGGCTAAGGAGAACAGAAGCATcaagggcaattttttttttaacaactgaTGATAATGCCAAAATCATAAAATTGGTATTAGTCATAATTCTGTTGGCATAAATAGTAGTAAtttagttttgtgtgtgtaagcatACATGCTTgtactgaatgtgtgtgtatgcttagTTCTCACcaataatgaataaactttAGACAACAATTTTTAATAAGTAATTGCAGAAATGCGGTGCACTTTTCATAGttcatgtaattattttattcagaGAGCCAATGGTGTTCTCCAGATTGACTTTGAATGTTAGATTTGTTGACATCTCTAGTGTCATCGTGCTTATTTATCAATGCAGCCTAATGTGAACGTTTTTTATTTAGTCATTGACTGTGTTCGATGTATGATCATTCAGGactcttttttgtgtgtgtgtgtgtgtgtgtgtgtgtgtgtgtgtgtgtgtgtgtgtgtgtgtgtgtgtgtgtgtgtgtgtgcgcctgcaGTCCATCACCGCAGCTGTGGCCTTCTTCTACAGCAACTACCTGCTGCTTCACTGGCAGTTGCTCATCATGGCGTTGGTGGGATTCCTGGGCACGATCACCTTCTTCGCCGCAGAGCTGCTGGTGGCGGCAGGCCGACGAGACACTGACTATAGCAGCATCTGAGTGCTGTGGAGCAGCAGAGCTGGCACTGGGTCCTCTTCCAGCCATCTCCACCCAAGAGAACACACCTTCTATGACTGGCAGAACCACAGAAAACTGAGTTCACCAGACTTCTAAATCAGTGCATGTTTGAAACTCATCTGCTGCCGTTCAGACGTTAAAGGGGAAacatgctgtagtaccttgttttttacttttaatctAAACACATGTGGTTCAACTTCTGgaagagtacagtacagttgGGGTAAATGAATGAGTGGTTTGCTTTCACTGGTCAGAAAAATCACTGATCTCAGCAGATAATCAGGTGGGAAATTGGAGTATAATGTGGACACCAGCACAGGCAGGAGCCTgtccagctgtttgtttttctgtctaaAAGTACCATAAAGGGAGTaatacaggtaaatgtaattttagacCTTAAGTACACTGTACTTAAAGTGAAAGTTTACGTGTTTTTGTATATCTTGCACAGAGCAAAATTGGGAAACGTACTGATTTAGACTGGTCTGTTTACAGAATTGGATACAACTGAATTCTAGCTTTTGTCaaagaagaatttaaaaaattaagattgCTTGGAGTAGCTTGCCTGGTTCAGTCTGTTTTATGAGATAAACAGGGCAGTGTTTTAACCAAGGTCTTATGTGACTTGAGTATTTGTGCATTCTTACATTTTCTTAAGTATGGAAGAGGATCAGAGAGAAGCGTTCTTTCCTATTTATGTACATGATGCACATTTTGTGTTCATAATCGCGGGTTGATCGAGGTATGGAGTCCAGAGCATTAGCCATGTTTTCATGAGGTAGTGTATGCAAATGTTAAATGACTACAACA harbors:
- the mfsd11 gene encoding UNC93-like protein MFSD11, producing MIMSPAGKSLLNIIVLGFGFMFMFTAFQTCGNVEQTVIKSFNSSEFHGSGYTSMAIIYGVFSASNLIAPSVVTVIGPQLSMFISGLLYSGYIAVFIHPFTWSFYTASVVVGIAAAVLWTAQGNLLTINSTDATIGRNSGIFWALLQCSLFFGNIYIYFAWHQKLHISDKDRQTVFISLTIISLVGTFLFFLIQRPEPETTSSDPTSLEASESLLPADSNEANSVLAPPQGLCSQALDAFKKAVRLSVTKEMLLLSTSIAYTGLELTFYSGVYGTCIGAMTLFGDDAKGLIGLSGIFIGIGEILGGGVFGLLNKCNQYGRNPVVLLGLLTHFLAFYLIFLNIASDAPIAPEEGTQLQAYITPSIEVALLCSFLLGLGDSCFNTQLLSIVGYMFREDSAPAFAVFKFVQSITAAVAFFYSNYLLLHWQLLIMALVGFLGTITFFAAELLVAAGRRDTDYSSI